A single genomic interval of Coccidioides posadasii str. Silveira chromosome 1, complete sequence harbors:
- a CDS encoding uncharacterized protein (TransMembrane:1 (o17-37i)), giving the protein MKNQTTQKHICPSPDDFAFPSLLLFLSPSLDLVLIIVTKPSFIITSVSRSLSPVFHAVLAQWQASPTTSSLLLKGTHLRAIHHHRAILLRDLLLRCNIPSSHHPRKLLSCRRRKIVDASMPVSQHSAAVSYVKRPANVVLNALIAASKRSSSRVAKWEISCCE; this is encoded by the exons ATGAAGAACCAGACCACGCAGAAACACATCTGCCCATCCCCAGACGACTTTGCTTTCCCTTCCCTtctcctctttctctcccCATCTTTGGACCTCGTCCTCATAATCGTCACCAAGCCCAGTTTCATT ATAACATCCGTCTCTCGTTCTCTATCTCCCGTGTTCCACGCTGTCCTCGCACAATGGCAAGCCAGTCCTACTACCAGCAGCCTCCTCCTCAAGG GTACCCACCTCAGGGCTATCCACCACCACAGGGCTATCCTCCTCAGGGACCTCCTCCTCAG ATGCAATATCCCCAGCAGCCACCACCCCCGCAAACTGTTATCGTGCAGGAGAAGAAAGATCGTGGATGCCTCTATGCCTG TCTCGCAACACTCTGCTGCTGTTTCCTATGTGAAGAGACCTGCGAATGTTGTGTTGAATGCCTTGATTGCTGCTTCTAAGCGCTCCTCTTCCCGAGTCGCAAAGTGGGAAATCTCTTGCTGCGAATAA